The proteins below come from a single Erinaceus europaeus chromosome 20, mEriEur2.1, whole genome shotgun sequence genomic window:
- the BSX gene encoding brain-specific homeobox protein homolog, with translation MNLNFTSPLHPASSQRPTSFFIEDILLHKPKPLREVAPDHFASSLASRVPLLDYGYPLMPTPTLLAPHPHHPLHKGDHHHPYFLTTSGVPVPALFPHPQHAELPGKHCRRRKARTVFSDSQLSGLEKRFEIQRYLSTPERVELATALSLSETQVKTWFQNRRMKHKKQLRKSQDEPKGPDGPESPEGSPRGSEPAAAEARLGLSVGAFALPEPEDEVDIGDEAELGPGPRAL, from the exons ATGAATCTCAACTTCACCTCCCCACTGCACCCGGCGTCTTCTCAGAGGCCCACGTCCTTCTTCATTGAGGACATCCTGCTGCACAAGCCGAAGCCGCTAAGGGAGGTGGCCCCCGACCACTTCGCCAGCTCCCTGGCCTCCCGGGTGCCTCTGCTAGACTATGGCTACCCCCTCATGCCCACACCCAcactcctggctcctcacccccATCATCCGCTGCACAAGGGAGACCACCACCACCCTTATTTCCTCACCACCTCAG GGGTGCCGGTGCCCGCGCTGTTCCCGCACCCCCAGCACGCTGAGCTGCCCGGGAAGCACTGCCGCCGCCGCAAAGCTCGCACGGTTTTCTCTGACTCGCAGCTCTCGGGTCTGGAGAAGAGGTTCGAGATCCAGCGCTACCTGTCCACGCCAGAGCGGGTGGAACTGGCCACAGCCCTCAGCCTGTCTGAGACGCAG GTAAAGACGTGGTTCCAAAACCGGCGGATGAAGCACAAAAAGCAACTGCGGAAAAGTCAGGACGAGCCCAAGGGCCCGGACGGCCCCGAGAGCCCCGAGGGCAGCCCCCGTGGTTCCGAGCCCGCCGCCGCCGAGGCCCGGCTCGGCCTGTCCGTCGGCGCCTTCGCGCTGCCCGAGCCGGAGGACGAGGTGGACATCGGGGACGAGGCGGAACTGGGCCCCGGGCCGCGCGCGCTCTGA